From one Trifolium pratense cultivar HEN17-A07 linkage group LG1, ARS_RC_1.1, whole genome shotgun sequence genomic stretch:
- the LOC123920355 gene encoding copper transport protein ATX1-like: MSSQTVVLKVGMSCEGCVGAVKRVLGKLDGVESYDIDLKEQKVVVKGSVEPDTVLKTVSKTGKPTAFWEAEAASETKTE; the protein is encoded by the exons ATGTCTTCTCAG ACTGTTGTTCTCAAAGTTGGTATGTCATGTGAAGGATGTGTTGGAGCTGTGAAGAGAGTTCTGGGGAAATTGGATG GTGTGGAATCATATGACATTGATTTGAAGGAACAAAAAGTGGTAGTGAAAGGAAGTGTTGAGCCCGACACAGTTCTGAAGACAGTTTCCAAAACTGGGAAGCCAACCGCCTTTTGGGAAGCTGAAGCAGCATCTGAGACTAAAACCGAGTAA